In Choristoneura fumiferana chromosome 21, NRCan_CFum_1, whole genome shotgun sequence, a single genomic region encodes these proteins:
- the Pmvk gene encoding phosphomevalonate kinase — MAPRIILLFSGKRKSGKDYLTDQLQKLLGDRCEIIKISQPIKSHWAKEKNLNLNEMLSDSEYKEQYRLDMITWSDEMRDQDYGCFCREACQNAADRPIWIVSDIRRKTDIQWFTDTYPDLIRTIRITADEETRKKRGYSFKEGVDNVVSECDLDDYTLWDLVVENGKGRQQLEEQLGSILGLLSHL; from the exons ATGGCGCCGCGTATAATTCTATTATTCAGCGGCAAACGAAAGTCCGGGAAGGACTACTTAACTGATCAGTTGCAGAAATT ACTTGGAGATAGATGCGAAATCATAAAGATATCTCAACCAATAAAAAGCCACTGGGCTAAGgaaaaaaatttgaatttgaacgagATGCTCAGCGACAGTGAATATAAAGAGCAATACAGATTGGACATGATAACATGGAGTGACGAGATGAGAGACCAAGATTATGGTTGCTTTTGCAGAGAAGCCTGCCAGAATG CTGCCGACAGACCAATCTGGATTGTCAGTGACATCAGACGCAAAACAGACATACAGTGGTTCACAGACACATACCCAGACCTAATTAGGACTATACGCATAACGGCTGATGaggaaacaagaaaaaaaagagGTTATAGTTTTAAAGAAGGAGTGGACAATGTTGTGTCTGAGTGCGACTTGGATGACTATACCCTGTGGGATCTTGTTGTAGAAAATGGAAAGGGAAGGCAGCAGTTGGAGGAACAATTAGGCAGTATATTGGGTTTGCTCTCACATTTATGA